In Nostoc sp. CENA543, a single genomic region encodes these proteins:
- a CDS encoding tetratricopeptide repeat protein gives MLTRLLQWFKTVDTHPVLSNQTGSFKSIREEQMAEMPPELTNADLELLFTQLLEGVHQGKGQQWAIKFFQRMEDRISIDRWIDWLLIFGEKLLLSPAPNHLVATQMIQLGELDIGKVGELAYEIGIQLLNKDADDLSLEEQEPEISDSAIDDVTDLPLDTPGQELIRNFGELLWESEEPELASTSDEEIQFSASSPQLETETLTDGDSENPQELVWQEQPQEIEFAAPIESLVATTIENLAELSWDDHSEAVIVTTPVEIMPDQADTITSLSEVVFDTSALDIGAVVLANQGGWEQSIDNLESNVAYTIDELLVRLDQSASLVQQLAANLAVQPQQLPAIQGEFSSVVQAQALFYQGLQQAKSGDLKAAIASYEQAIQLNPHSHEYWFNRGLTLFHLERFTEALASYDQAIQIKSDYYKAWYNRGGTLGQLGLFEEAIASFQEAINIHADNSEVWSSKAWAELKLGQIPEAIASYEQALQLEPQDAENWYYRGIALSIDEQHQAAIASYDNALEIQPDFHEAWIDRGVVLFNLKRWPEAIAAWDKALAIQPDFYLAWYNRGIALDNLGRKEEAIASYSQAIAIKPDFHLAWYNQAVALFYLERYLEAISAYDNALKIKLDYWEAWIGRGTAVGQIDTDNLNLLTTIALNHPGLNQGSYAGKIASYEEGLKQVRADTHPEGWGRLHLAIGNTYYEQGKKQQTSRNSWRKAITEYNQALLTLTYQDFPQWHLEVLQSLIKTLLGLGQLAQAQDLLQRATNLLQQLLSDSNRTEESKRQLALKFAGIEQMTVDVTVEYGDLVEAWEIAEYHKNACLNRLLFTRNTDISCLNYRATQTLLNPHTAIIYWHFSPAALHTFIIKDQAPSPILVFTPMQDAEKTGTSLQDVPLPEATRRLIAFENWLETWQRDYQEYRLQAQDETSKNNHPWRLGMEARLQQLKDILEINTIIQELEDIQQLILVPHRDLQRLPLHVLFQIDEAGEYSPELNLGITYLPSIQTGLSLRNANLGDLTEQALLSIEYPINSYHSNFKFANLEAEIVSQMFNNPQRIQAQAATKENVENNLFDRYFNQYSLFHFAGQVINSITEPTASALALTGEDKLTLAEIIQGNLATYNLVTLSSCETTITSHQTITSEYVSLVNGFLSGGVPHILSSLWTVESSASALVIIEFYRRLQLVRSPDQALSAATQWLRELTALELRQWYEDLLNQLHPEELKLRAYLATQLYRISKMDGDKKLYSHPYYWSAFIITGKPI, from the coding sequence ATGCTCACTCGGCTATTGCAGTGGTTTAAAACGGTAGACACACACCCAGTTCTTAGTAACCAAACTGGCTCTTTTAAATCTATCAGGGAAGAACAGATGGCGGAAATGCCACCTGAGTTAACTAATGCGGATCTGGAACTCTTGTTCACTCAGCTTTTAGAAGGTGTGCATCAAGGGAAAGGACAACAATGGGCAATCAAGTTCTTCCAAAGGATGGAAGACCGGATTAGTATTGACCGTTGGATAGATTGGCTGTTGATTTTTGGTGAAAAGTTGCTTTTGTCGCCTGCACCTAATCATCTCGTAGCCACACAAATGATCCAATTAGGTGAGTTGGATATTGGTAAGGTCGGTGAACTAGCTTATGAAATCGGTATCCAGTTGTTAAATAAAGATGCTGATGATTTGTCTTTGGAGGAGCAAGAGCCAGAAATATCAGATTCTGCCATTGATGATGTTACTGATCTACCCCTAGATACCCCAGGACAGGAGTTGATTCGTAATTTCGGTGAACTGTTATGGGAGTCGGAAGAACCAGAACTTGCATCTACTAGTGATGAAGAAATCCAATTTTCCGCCAGTAGTCCGCAATTAGAGACAGAAACACTTACGGACGGTGACTCAGAAAATCCACAAGAATTAGTTTGGCAAGAACAGCCCCAAGAAATAGAGTTTGCAGCACCTATTGAGTCTCTGGTGGCGACGACTATCGAAAACTTGGCTGAATTGAGTTGGGATGATCACTCGGAAGCAGTGATTGTCACTACTCCGGTGGAAATTATGCCAGATCAAGCAGATACCATCACTAGTTTAAGTGAAGTGGTATTTGATACATCAGCCTTAGATATCGGAGCGGTAGTTTTAGCGAATCAAGGTGGATGGGAGCAGTCGATAGACAATTTAGAGTCGAATGTTGCTTATACGATAGATGAATTGTTAGTGCGACTGGATCAAAGTGCTAGTTTAGTTCAGCAGTTAGCAGCTAATCTTGCTGTCCAACCGCAACAACTTCCTGCTATTCAAGGTGAATTTTCCAGTGTGGTGCAGGCGCAAGCGTTGTTTTATCAAGGTTTGCAGCAAGCAAAAAGTGGTGATTTAAAAGCAGCGATCGCTTCCTATGAACAAGCGATTCAACTTAACCCCCACTCTCATGAGTATTGGTTTAATCGGGGTTTAACGTTATTTCACTTAGAAAGATTTACGGAAGCACTCGCCTCCTATGACCAAGCCATTCAAATCAAGTCTGATTATTACAAAGCTTGGTACAATCGGGGCGGCACTCTGGGACAATTAGGATTATTTGAAGAAGCGATCGCCTCGTTTCAAGAAGCCATTAATATTCATGCTGATAACTCGGAAGTTTGGTCTAGTAAAGCTTGGGCAGAATTAAAATTAGGGCAAATTCCCGAAGCTATAGCTAGTTATGAGCAAGCACTGCAATTAGAACCCCAAGATGCAGAAAACTGGTATTACCGAGGAATTGCTTTAAGTATTGATGAACAACATCAAGCGGCGATCGCTTCCTATGACAACGCCTTAGAAATTCAACCAGATTTCCATGAGGCTTGGATTGACCGAGGTGTCGTCTTATTTAATTTAAAACGGTGGCCAGAGGCGATCGCGGCTTGGGATAAAGCTTTAGCTATTCAACCGGATTTTTACTTAGCTTGGTATAATCGAGGTATCGCTTTAGACAACTTAGGGCGCAAAGAAGAAGCGATCGCTTCTTATAGTCAGGCGATCGCTATTAAGCCAGATTTTCACCTAGCTTGGTACAATCAAGCCGTTGCCTTATTTTATTTAGAACGATATTTAGAGGCTATATCCGCCTACGACAACGCCTTAAAAATTAAACTCGACTATTGGGAAGCCTGGATTGGTCGAGGTACGGCCGTAGGTCAAATTGATACTGATAATTTAAATCTCTTAACTACTATTGCTTTAAATCATCCTGGCTTAAATCAGGGTAGTTACGCAGGTAAAATCGCCAGTTATGAAGAAGGGTTAAAACAGGTTCGCGCTGATACCCACCCTGAAGGCTGGGGTAGACTACACCTGGCGATCGGTAATACTTACTACGAACAAGGTAAAAAACAGCAGACATCGCGCAACTCTTGGCGCAAAGCTATAACTGAGTATAATCAAGCACTATTAACTCTTACATATCAAGATTTCCCCCAGTGGCATTTAGAAGTTTTACAATCTCTGATTAAAACACTGTTGGGACTAGGACAATTAGCTCAAGCACAAGATTTATTACAACGTGCTACTAACTTATTACAACAATTGCTCAGTGATAGCAATCGTACTGAAGAAAGTAAACGACAGTTAGCCCTCAAATTTGCTGGTATAGAGCAAATGACAGTGGATGTGACTGTAGAGTATGGTGATTTAGTAGAAGCATGGGAAATTGCCGAATATCACAAAAATGCTTGTTTAAATAGGCTGTTGTTTACTAGAAATACAGATATTTCCTGTCTCAATTATCGCGCTACCCAAACATTACTCAATCCCCATACCGCGATTATTTACTGGCATTTTAGCCCCGCAGCCCTACATACCTTTATCATTAAAGACCAAGCCCCGTCGCCAATTCTGGTCTTTACACCCATGCAAGATGCCGAGAAAACAGGTACATCACTGCAAGATGTACCTTTACCGGAAGCAACAAGACGACTAATTGCTTTTGAAAATTGGTTAGAAACTTGGCAGCGAGACTATCAAGAATATCGCCTACAAGCCCAAGATGAAACTAGTAAAAATAATCATCCTTGGCGATTAGGAATGGAGGCGAGATTACAGCAATTAAAAGATATTCTAGAAATTAATACTATCATTCAAGAACTGGAAGATATCCAGCAATTAATTTTAGTGCCGCATCGGGATTTACAAAGATTGCCACTTCATGTCTTATTCCAGATAGATGAAGCTGGAGAATATAGTCCCGAATTAAACTTAGGTATTACTTACCTGCCTAGCATTCAAACAGGTTTATCTCTGCGGAATGCCAATCTGGGGGATTTAACAGAACAAGCATTATTAAGTATTGAATATCCTATCAATAGTTATCATTCAAACTTTAAATTTGCCAATCTGGAAGCAGAAATCGTCAGCCAAATGTTTAATAATCCCCAACGCATCCAGGCACAAGCAGCCACTAAAGAGAATGTCGAAAATAATTTATTTGATCGTTATTTTAATCAGTATAGTCTTTTCCACTTTGCCGGACAGGTAATTAATTCTATAACTGAACCTACCGCCTCAGCCTTAGCACTCACAGGTGAAGATAAACTGACTTTAGCAGAAATCATCCAAGGTAATTTAGCTACTTATAATTTAGTTACCCTTTCTAGCTGTGAGACGACAATTACTAGTCACCAAACCATTACTAGTGAATATGTCAGTTTAGTAAATGGATTTTTGAGTGGGGGTGTACCGCATATTTTGAGTAGCCTATGGACTGTAGAATCATCAGCTAGTGCGTTAGTCATTATAGAATTTTACCGCCGACTACAGTTGGTGCGATCGCCTGATCAAGCCTTAAGCGCAGCCACGCAATGGCTACGAGAATTAACAGCCTTAGAGTTACGACAATGGTATGAAGATTTACTCAATCAATTACATCCAGAAGAATTGAAATTACGCGCCTATTTAGCCACACAGCTTTATAGAATCAGTAAAATGGATGGGGATAAAAAGCTATACTCCCACCCTTATTATTGGTCAGCTTTTATCATTACGGGTAAGCCTATTTAA
- the dnaX gene encoding DNA polymerase III subunit gamma/tau, whose product MSYEPLHHKYRPKSFAELVGQEAIATTLINAICSAKIAPAYLFTGPRGTGKTSSARILAKSLNCLQSPQPTAEPCGICDVCQGITKGYSLDVIEIDAASNTGVDNIRELIEKAQFAPVQCRYKVYVIDECLTGDSLVLTTEGLVRIDDPNIKGKQVLSYNDSLQKWQFKKVLRWLDQGEREILRIKTTRQEIRCTGNHLIRTDQGWIPARNVKEGAKILSPVNVAAATSFTNLAQMDVSADLFQDTSSKAIPTGKNRTTWNIFCNRRSYSVPCVPVAVEKSSIYQAFYKQKAKELKVYSLTGKDTHSKKDTEFGLSAQKTLLPQLKLYSQRYSDLFTEHYLGIVPSSIPINTADSPDWLGHTPKISLSGLITKYLGYKYYDQHDASPLIRDTVKVPSLATPVVIPNLKMSLTSLEPMGIRKPSLGLGLIEFHQKDLLGGTWMMAHSAFLQQGVQEFNCIQKDFLPQKIKSLPIGSQQSDTQQKQSHTPEVEQESTTITYLWAQTPVENGWQTLNSMQYPQWITSLEQVESVHLAGIERVYDIEVEDNHNFVANGLLVHNCHMLSSAAFNALLKTLEEPPKHVVFVLATTDPQRVLPTIISRCQRFDFRRIELGAMVKHLSAIAAKENINISPEAVTLVAQLSQGGLRDAESLLDQLALLPGEVIPERVWDLVGSVSERDLLGLLTAIAQDNAEVVLEQTRQILDRGREPLTILQNLAGFYRDLLIAKTAPNRQDLVACTQQTWKALVDCAQSLPVSNILLGQKHLQTAEAQIKNTTQPRLWLEVTLLGLLPSANIPSVHTGVLPVISPSDQRLSTPPQIPTPRVTPTPPPPPPVTPSHPPIPEEKVAPVASSPLPSPTPETQPVTPNSSPPPTPEPVATTQLDLGQIWQQVLNNIQQIPRRALLGQMCHLIEFEGNIARVGVKPVWFDKVKSDIPMITAAFQQTVNREVQVTLEKANISTPSTVKKTPPVNGNGTANSSPTVKQSPAPSYNNHQPATPQPPPVTPTPAKPEPPASKAKTPDPPTSEPPIANWETDEVAIAAQRLAQFFDGKVIRFTDDGEELSEITTSDWVDEVVDDDF is encoded by the coding sequence ATGTCTTACGAACCCCTGCACCACAAGTATCGCCCAAAGAGTTTTGCTGAACTGGTGGGGCAAGAGGCGATCGCTACCACTCTGATTAATGCTATCTGTTCAGCGAAAATTGCACCGGCTTATTTGTTCACTGGCCCTAGAGGGACAGGTAAAACTTCTAGTGCGAGGATTCTGGCTAAGTCGCTCAATTGTCTCCAAAGCCCTCAACCTACGGCTGAACCCTGCGGAATTTGTGATGTTTGTCAAGGGATCACCAAAGGTTACTCCCTAGATGTAATTGAAATTGATGCGGCTAGTAATACTGGTGTTGATAATATCCGCGAATTGATTGAAAAAGCCCAATTCGCTCCGGTGCAGTGCCGCTATAAAGTTTATGTGATTGACGAGTGTTTAACAGGAGATTCACTGGTTTTAACTACTGAAGGTCTGGTGAGAATTGATGATCCCAACATCAAGGGCAAACAAGTCCTCAGTTACAATGACTCATTACAAAAGTGGCAATTCAAAAAAGTCCTCCGGTGGTTAGACCAAGGTGAACGCGAAATATTACGTATCAAGACCACTCGCCAAGAAATTAGATGTACGGGAAATCATTTAATTAGGACAGATCAGGGATGGATACCAGCAAGAAACGTCAAAGAAGGAGCGAAGATACTATCCCCTGTGAATGTGGCTGCGGCAACCTCATTTACAAATTTGGCACAGATGGACGTGTCCGCCGATTTGTTTCAGGACACCAGTTCAAAGGCAATACCTACGGGAAAAAATCGTACAACCTGGAATATATTTTGCAACAGGCGGAGTTACTCCGTCCCTTGTGTGCCTGTGGCTGTGGAGAAAAGCTCGATTTACCAGGCTTTCTACAAACAAAAGGCAAAGGAATTAAAAGTATACAGTCTCACTGGGAAAGACACCCATTCAAAAAAGGACACGGAATTTGGATTAAGCGCACAGAAAACTTTATTACCACAGCTGAAGTTATACAGCCAGAGATACTCGGACTTATTTACGGAACACTACTTGGGGATTGTTCCATCATCTATCCCAATAAACACAGCAGATTCCCCAGATTGGCTTGGACACACGCCGAAAATCAGCTTGAGTGGTCTGATTACAAAGTATCTCGGCTACAAGTATTACGACCAACACGACGCTTCACCACTAATCAGGGATACGGTAAAAGTTCCATCACTAGCAACACCTGTTGTCATCCCCAACTTAAAGATGTCTTTGACATCGTTAGAGCCAATGGGGATAAGAAAACCGTCTCTTGGTCTTGGCTTAATCGAATTTCACCAGAAGGACTTGCTTGGTGGTACATGGATGATGGCTCACTCAGCCTTTCTCCAGCAGGGAGTCCAAGAATTCAATTGCATACAGAAGGATTTTCTGCCACAGAAAATCAAATCATTGCCAATTGGCTCACAACAATCGGATACCCAGCAGAAACAAAGTCATACACCAGAAGTAGAACAGGAAAGCACTACCATTACATATCTATGGGCGCAAACACCAGTAGAAAATGGCTGGCAGACCTTAAACAGTATGCAATACCCTCAATGGATTACAAGTTTGGAACAGGTCGAATCTGTTCACCTCGCTGGAATTGAGCGAGTATATGACATTGAAGTTGAGGATAATCATAATTTTGTAGCCAATGGGCTTTTAGTTCATAATTGTCATATGCTCAGTAGTGCAGCGTTCAATGCGCTACTAAAGACATTAGAAGAACCACCTAAGCACGTAGTGTTCGTACTGGCGACAACCGATCCACAGAGGGTATTACCCACCATTATTTCTCGCTGTCAAAGGTTCGATTTTAGACGTATTGAGTTAGGGGCGATGGTCAAGCATTTAAGTGCGATCGCCGCTAAGGAAAATATTAATATTTCACCCGAAGCTGTGACTTTAGTAGCTCAACTTTCCCAAGGGGGATTGCGAGATGCGGAAAGTCTGCTTGACCAGTTGGCTTTATTACCAGGGGAAGTCATACCCGAAAGAGTTTGGGATTTGGTGGGTTCAGTCAGCGAACGGGATTTGTTGGGATTATTAACTGCGATCGCCCAAGATAACGCCGAAGTAGTATTAGAACAAACTCGCCAAATTTTAGATCGGGGTCGAGAACCACTGACGATTTTGCAAAATCTTGCAGGTTTCTACCGTGATTTACTGATAGCAAAAACCGCACCCAACCGCCAAGATTTAGTAGCCTGCACCCAGCAAACGTGGAAAGCACTAGTTGATTGCGCCCAATCTTTACCCGTCAGTAATATTTTGCTTGGTCAAAAGCACTTACAAACCGCCGAAGCGCAAATTAAAAACACCACCCAGCCCAGGCTATGGTTAGAGGTGACATTACTAGGACTCTTACCGAGTGCTAATATACCATCGGTTCATACAGGCGTATTACCTGTTATTTCCCCCAGCGACCAGCGTTTATCCACTCCGCCACAAATACCAACTCCCAGAGTCACCCCAACGCCACCACCACCTCCACCAGTTACGCCTTCCCATCCACCCATCCCAGAGGAAAAAGTAGCCCCTGTTGCTTCATCACCCTTACCTTCCCCGACTCCAGAAACACAGCCTGTAACACCCAATTCCTCACCGCCACCTACACCAGAACCTGTTGCTACAACACAGTTAGATTTAGGGCAAATTTGGCAACAGGTATTGAATAATATTCAGCAAATACCCAGACGGGCTTTATTGGGTCAAATGTGCCATTTGATTGAGTTTGAGGGTAATATCGCTCGTGTTGGTGTCAAACCTGTGTGGTTTGATAAAGTAAAATCTGATATACCGATGATTACGGCAGCTTTTCAACAGACCGTGAATCGGGAAGTGCAAGTCACTCTAGAAAAAGCCAATATATCAACTCCCTCCACAGTCAAGAAAACACCGCCAGTTAACGGTAATGGTACGGCTAATAGTTCACCCACTGTCAAGCAGTCCCCTGCACCCAGTTACAATAACCACCAACCAGCTACACCACAGCCACCCCCAGTCACACCCACACCAGCCAAACCCGAACCCCCAGCCAGTAAAGCCAAAACACCAGACCCCCCAACCAGTGAACCACCGATAGCTAATTGGGAAACCGATGAAGTAGCGATCGCTGCCCAACGTTTGGCACAATTTTTTGATGGGAAAGTGATCCGATTTACGGATGATGGAGAGGAATTATCAGAAATCACTACATCTGATTGGGTTGATGAAGTGGTAGATGATGATTTTTAG
- a CDS encoding response regulator transcription factor yields the protein MTQKILIVDDEPNIVILMEQALESLEDEGVELLTARNGEDALATIKAEKPNLVFLDVMMPKMSGLEVCQIVKQDLQMTDVYIVMLTAKGQEFDKQKGMDVGADLYLTKPFRPKEVLEKSMQVLGL from the coding sequence ATGACCCAAAAAATTCTTATTGTTGACGATGAACCGAACATTGTAATTTTAATGGAACAAGCTTTAGAATCATTAGAAGATGAGGGAGTGGAATTACTCACGGCAAGAAATGGAGAGGATGCACTAGCAACTATTAAAGCTGAAAAGCCAAATTTAGTTTTTCTAGATGTAATGATGCCCAAAATGAGTGGTTTGGAAGTTTGTCAAATTGTTAAACAAGACTTACAAATGACTGATGTTTACATTGTAATGTTAACAGCTAAGGGACAAGAATTTGATAAGCAAAAAGGTATGGATGTGGGTGCTGATTTATATCTCACTAAGCCATTTCGCCCTAAAGAAGTGCTAGAAAAATCAATGCAGGTTTTGGGTTTATAA
- a CDS encoding PAS domain S-box protein gives MPTQIEEFSRYLLEHCPVGLVLYHPDGRLIDINPTFAEILGRTVTETLHLNYWEITGETSLVTEQALLKSIKPSDRLNSYEKEFIHKDGHLVPVRVSAQMVEKAGEWLIWSSVENISDLRKAQQEHQQAEKILKQNEARYRSLIKTNTQIIWVSSPEGICFELADWIAYTGQSLAEAENGGWIEAVHPDDRGYTGEAWGHAVANLSQYQIEYRIRGKDGNYRYFWVWGAPVVEDDGSVREWIGTCTDIHDRKLAEAENQRLKERYRTLVTASSQIVWGATPEGMAISREMPTWMAYTGQTESEVEGWGWLEAVHPDDRDRSAQIWNTAVASRCLYQTEYRLRGKDGNYRYFSVCGAPVKDADDNVREWIGTCIDIHDRKLAEAENQHLLDMLNHSSDAIIMRDMTDRISYWNQGAENLYHLKREQVKDQCIQTFLTKTFPKPKAEVIADLLEKGNWEGEVQHLTGEGRLLIVQSRWTLQRDISGKPCAILEINTDITAQKQAEIALRQLNQELEARVIERTAALQDTLAQAQGLNAILNNLVDGLLVVDTAGHITHCNPAFIAMHELLTTPVGQYYQELPIAGLADVIEKTLSHPQEIFAAEITLAKEHIGQAVATAIFKQTTAYEPAICFGSAVLIRDVTAEKEIDKMKTDFISTVSHELRTPLTSVLGFASIIKEKLETDVFPLLTTEDRKLQKTIKRVGDNLNIIVAEAERLTSLINDVLDIAKMEAGKVEWQMQPLDPDELVTWATTSTAALFETNGLNLITEIAPGLPQIVGDRHRLLQVLINLISNAVKFTQSGNVTCRVQQANDGVCISVIDTGIGIAPEDQPKVFEKFRQVGDTLTDKPKGTGLGLPICKQIIDHHGGKIWVESEFGQGSTFSFVIPTYKSDNKITAKLNLDALVKQLKEHVITTNAARNHQRKTILVVDDDTNIRELLRQQLENEGYNVREAKDGMDAIQQIKIARPDLIVLDVMMPQINGFDVAAVLKNDPQTADIPIIILSIVENKERGFHIGIDRYLTKPIDSEKLLREIGLLLSQGTSSKKVLVVDQNASTLKTMSDVLQTQGYNVIEAADSQDCIHKALSVKPDMIIIDSILSEEAELVKTLRFEKELENVCFILLSDSQ, from the coding sequence ATGCCTACCCAAATTGAAGAATTTAGTCGTTACCTTTTAGAACATTGTCCTGTCGGGCTGGTGCTGTATCACCCAGATGGCAGGCTGATCGACATTAACCCCACTTTTGCCGAAATTTTGGGGCGTACTGTCACAGAAACTCTTCACCTCAACTACTGGGAAATTACAGGGGAGACATCTTTAGTGACTGAACAGGCTCTGCTCAAGAGTATAAAACCAAGCGATCGCCTGAATTCTTATGAAAAGGAATTCATTCACAAAGATGGACATCTAGTTCCCGTTCGAGTCTCAGCACAGATGGTTGAAAAAGCTGGGGAATGGCTGATTTGGTCGAGTGTGGAAAATATTAGTGACTTGCGAAAAGCGCAACAAGAACATCAACAAGCGGAAAAAATTTTAAAACAGAACGAAGCTCGCTACCGTTCTTTAATCAAAACTAACACGCAAATTATTTGGGTCAGTTCCCCAGAAGGAATTTGCTTTGAACTGGCAGACTGGATTGCTTACACAGGTCAAAGCCTAGCTGAAGCCGAAAACGGCGGGTGGATTGAGGCTGTGCATCCTGACGATCGCGGTTATACAGGAGAAGCTTGGGGTCATGCCGTAGCTAACCTCAGCCAATATCAAATTGAGTACCGCATTCGGGGTAAAGACGGCAACTATCGCTACTTTTGGGTTTGGGGCGCACCTGTGGTTGAAGATGATGGTAGTGTGCGTGAGTGGATTGGTACTTGCACAGATATTCATGACCGCAAACTAGCAGAAGCCGAAAATCAACGTTTAAAAGAACGATATCGCACTTTAGTTACAGCCTCTTCTCAGATTGTTTGGGGTGCAACTCCAGAAGGTATGGCCATCAGCCGGGAAATGCCGACTTGGATGGCTTATACAGGTCAAACAGAATCGGAAGTAGAGGGTTGGGGATGGCTGGAAGCAGTCCACCCTGATGACCGCGATCGCTCGGCTCAAATTTGGAATACAGCCGTAGCCAGTCGATGTCTCTATCAAACCGAATATCGCCTACGTGGTAAGGACGGTAACTATCGCTACTTCTCGGTTTGCGGCGCACCTGTTAAAGATGCAGATGATAACGTGCGGGAATGGATTGGCACTTGTATAGACATTCACGACCGCAAACTAGCAGAAGCTGAAAATCAACATTTATTGGATATGCTCAATCATTCCAGTGATGCGATTATCATGCGCGATATGACTGATAGAATCTCTTACTGGAATCAAGGTGCAGAAAATCTCTACCATTTGAAGCGCGAACAAGTCAAAGACCAGTGTATTCAAACTTTTCTCACCAAAACCTTTCCTAAACCCAAAGCAGAAGTGATTGCAGACTTACTAGAGAAAGGTAATTGGGAAGGAGAAGTACAACACCTGACCGGTGAAGGCAGATTGCTGATAGTTCAAAGTCGCTGGACACTGCAACGAGACATCTCTGGTAAACCCTGCGCTATCCTGGAAATCAATACTGATATTACGGCGCAAAAACAAGCAGAAATTGCCCTCAGACAACTCAATCAAGAACTGGAAGCCAGAGTGATTGAGCGTACAGCCGCATTGCAAGACACCCTGGCACAAGCCCAAGGGTTAAACGCCATTTTAAATAATTTAGTGGATGGTCTGTTGGTAGTAGACACCGCCGGACACATCACCCACTGCAATCCGGCTTTTATCGCCATGCACGAATTGCTGACTACTCCAGTCGGTCAATATTATCAGGAACTGCCGATCGCCGGTTTAGCAGATGTGATTGAAAAAACTCTGTCCCATCCCCAGGAAATATTTGCAGCCGAAATTACCTTAGCGAAAGAACACATTGGTCAGGCCGTAGCCACTGCTATCTTTAAACAAACTACAGCTTATGAACCTGCAATTTGTTTCGGTTCGGCTGTGTTGATTCGGGATGTCACAGCAGAAAAGGAAATCGACAAAATGAAGACCGATTTCATCTCTACGGTGTCTCATGAACTGCGAACACCTTTAACTTCTGTGCTGGGGTTTGCTTCCATCATTAAAGAAAAGCTGGAAACGGATGTCTTCCCACTTCTAACGACCGAAGACCGTAAGCTACAAAAAACCATCAAGCGAGTAGGTGATAATCTTAACATTATCGTAGCGGAAGCCGAACGACTGACATCTTTAATTAACGATGTCTTAGATATTGCCAAGATGGAAGCAGGTAAAGTGGAATGGCAAATGCAGCCCCTTGATCCCGATGAGTTAGTAACTTGGGCTACCACTTCCACAGCCGCATTATTTGAAACCAATGGCTTAAATTTAATCACTGAGATTGCACCTGGTTTACCTCAAATTGTGGGCGATCGCCATCGTCTATTGCAAGTTTTAATAAACTTAATTTCTAATGCTGTGAAATTTACGCAATCTGGTAACGTTACCTGTCGTGTACAACAGGCAAATGATGGTGTGTGTATTAGTGTCATTGATACAGGTATTGGTATTGCACCCGAAGACCAGCCGAAAGTATTTGAGAAATTCCGCCAAGTAGGTGATACACTCACAGACAAACCCAAAGGTACAGGGTTAGGACTGCCCATTTGCAAACAAATTATCGACCATCACGGGGGTAAGATCTGGGTAGAAAGTGAATTTGGTCAAGGTAGTACATTTTCATTCGTTATTCCCACTTATAAAAGTGACAATAAAATCACTGCCAAGCTGAATCTAGATGCACTAGTTAAGCAACTCAAAGAACACGTTATTACCACCAATGCGGCACGTAACCACCAGCGCAAAACTATTTTGGTGGTTGATGATGATACTAATATTCGAGAACTCCTGCGCCAACAATTAGAAAATGAAGGCTACAATGTCCGAGAAGCAAAAGACGGCATGGATGCAATTCAACAGATTAAAATAGCTCGTCCCGATTTGATTGTTCTAGATGTGATGATGCCGCAAATCAATGGTTTTGATGTGGCAGCTGTCCTCAAAAATGATCCTCAGACAGCAGATATTCCTATCATTATTCTCTCAATAGTTGAAAATAAGGAAAGGGGTTTTCATATTGGCATTGACCGCTATTTAACTAAGCCTATCGACTCCGAAAAACTGTTGCGTGAAATTGGATTACTACTTTCTCAAGGAACTTCCAGTAAGAAAGTATTAGTTGTTGATCAAAACGCATCCACCTTAAAAACAATGTCTGATGTTTTACAAACTCAAGGATATAACGTAATTGAAGCAGCAGATTCTCAAGATTGTATTCACAAGGCTCTCTCAGTTAAACCTGACATGATTATCATAGATTCTATCTTGTCTGAAGAGGCTGAATTAGTGAAAACTCTCAGGTTTGAAAAAGAGTTAGAGAATGTATGTTTTATTTTGTTATCGGATAGTCAATAG